The Oryzias latipes chromosome 1, ASM223467v1 genome contains a region encoding:
- the LOC101165453 gene encoding suppressor of cytokine signaling 1 — protein sequence MVRDGLNRTAIQCQKQNKPAEIEGQSQAPEEGTSPEQSENPDRQLEPLWWNQPVEEPIPWSQPVTGAEADFFTHLRPFSSQEAYKLVRHTYQQLQHSGFYWGPMTMEEAHEKLSHAPIGTFLIRDSGQPDVFFTLSYQSEDGPTSVRIILENLLFNLYGSLRTFSSLFALLTYYTSSSCKLTEPYRKQRPERLKQMCRRAVIRAYGSECTSTLPGLSVQMKAYVRAYPHCI from the exons ATGGTCAGAGACGGTCTTAACAGGACAGCAATACAGTGCCAAAAACAGAACAAGCCAGCTGAGATAGAAGGCCAGAGTCAAGCCCCCGAAGAAGGCACAAGTCCTGAACAATCGGAGAACCCAGACAGGCAACTGGAGCCTCTGTGGTGGAACCAACCTGTGGAGGAGCCCATACCATGGAGCCAG CCTGTGACCGGAGCTGAGGCCGACTTCTTCACGCACCTCCGTCCATTCAGCAGTCAAGAAGCATATAAACTTGTGAGGCACACGTACCAGCAGCTTCAGCACAGCGGCTTCTACTGGGGTCCAATGACAATGGAGGAGGCCCATGAAAAACTCTCCCATGCTCCCATCGGAACCTTCCTCATCAG AGACAGTGGGCAGCCAGATGTTTTCTTTACCCTTAGCTACCAAAGTGAAGATGGCCCCACAAGTGTCCGCATCATCCTGGAGAacctcctctttaatctgtacGGCAGCCTCAGGACTTTTTCCTCGCTGTTTGCTCTGCTGACGTACTATACAAGCTCATCGTGTAAGCTGACGGAACCGTATCGCAAGCAGCGCCCGGAGCGCCTAAAGCAGATGTGCAGGAGGGCGGTCATACGCGCGTATGGATCTGAATGTACAAGTACCTTACCTGGTCTGAGTGTTCAAATGAAAGCTTATGTTCGTGCATATCCTCACTGTATTTAG